The Candidatus Binatia bacterium DNA segment AGCTACGATGGCAGGGAAGCCGAGACAGATAAGACCGCTTCTCGAAAGAACCCAGCCGCCCAGGCGCGAAATTTGTTCCGTAGGCATGATCTTCCCTCCTATTCTACGATCAACTTGCCTTTAAACATGCCCATCTGACACGCGAACTCATATTCGCCGGGATCCTTAGGCATAAATTCGACCGGAACCGTTTCACCTTCCGGGAGCCTGGCACTTTTGTTGAACGCTGGGAAAAGTACCATCTCGCTGCACGACACGGATTCCTGGCGGACAAAATTGAGCCGGACCGGTTTTCCATGCTCCACAACGATGACATCTGGAGTGTAGCCGCCTTTCACAAGAACCATTTGCTCTTGATAGCCGGCGCTCGTGAGAGCCGCTTTCACGCCTTTTGTCTTC contains these protein-coding regions:
- a CDS encoding cupredoxin domain-containing protein, translating into MEGVMTWDRVIVDIAGLGLIGFIVWFFWLVKTKGVKAALTSAGYQEQMVLVKGGYTPDVIVVEHGKPVRLNFVRQESVSCSEMVLFPAFNKSARLPEGETVPVEFMPKDPGEYEFACQMGMFKGKLIVE